A single window of Methylocella tundrae DNA harbors:
- a CDS encoding M23 family metallopeptidase gives MTMDAPLRSHPFVPGLWSNRLHGGVDLGHEPAIEADGERHSSFDRRRISLRWFSGTILAGVTGGALIGAAIYASLGNQSYFAEPPSLAPRKEINVDFGVDQHKADRLVKSVDIVAAKQTFRAPTAIKVGDKEVMKVHTFTRVETTLLLNSAGFAEDVPPFNPLKILADARNPIDVAPEPVQDDAEVSWSTRDIAVEDLSPIGLSEDEVRAQVAEHVKNTAAAGSRQIALPPQLLLMRTSRTNLPGMLAYANPADEIKTTPFSAIEVRMVPENVTNVGRSPQTPQGAQAEERLVVVRHGETLEDVLRTAGLGKARIASVMAAFKLKPGELAAPEGRRVKLLFADLDGSGEGLTLARLSIYSDETLESSVAIDDRGAYVPVMAPAHPAKRPAANSDDADDEDGMRLYDSFYETALKQEIPRPIIDDLVRIFANDVDFQRPVSGGDSFEAFYDETDESEGHNLLYATITARGETYRYYRFQTPDDSVVDFYDQDGRSTRKFLVRTPIINAKFTSGFGYRFHPILGYTRPHTGVDWAAPIGTPIFAAGNGVIVKAGWDSGYGRRIEIEHANGYETTYNHMSGFARGATEGARVRQGQVIGYLGQTGLATGPHLHYEVLVNGHFVDPMKVKLSRTREFDGRMLADFRRERDRIDGLVAEAPAAERVVAEQRAK, from the coding sequence ATGACAATGGACGCGCCCTTGCGCAGCCACCCTTTTGTGCCGGGTCTGTGGTCGAACCGCTTGCATGGCGGCGTGGATCTCGGCCACGAGCCCGCGATTGAGGCAGATGGCGAGCGGCATTCGTCTTTCGATCGGCGTCGCATATCGCTGCGATGGTTTTCAGGCACGATTCTGGCCGGCGTCACCGGCGGCGCGCTGATCGGCGCGGCTATCTACGCCTCGCTCGGCAATCAATCCTATTTCGCCGAGCCGCCGTCGCTCGCGCCGCGCAAGGAAATCAACGTCGATTTCGGCGTCGACCAGCACAAGGCAGACCGTCTGGTCAAGTCGGTTGATATTGTCGCCGCAAAGCAGACTTTCCGCGCGCCGACGGCGATCAAGGTGGGCGACAAGGAGGTCATGAAGGTTCACACCTTCACGCGCGTCGAGACGACGCTGCTCCTGAACAGCGCTGGCTTCGCCGAGGATGTGCCGCCGTTCAACCCGCTCAAAATCCTGGCCGACGCCCGCAATCCGATCGACGTCGCGCCCGAGCCCGTTCAGGACGACGCCGAAGTGTCCTGGTCGACGCGCGATATCGCTGTCGAAGATCTCTCGCCCATCGGACTGAGCGAGGATGAGGTGCGGGCCCAGGTCGCCGAACACGTCAAGAATACGGCGGCGGCCGGATCGAGGCAGATTGCTTTGCCGCCGCAACTTCTGCTGATGCGCACGAGCCGCACCAATCTCCCCGGCATGCTCGCCTATGCCAATCCCGCGGATGAGATCAAGACGACGCCTTTTTCGGCCATCGAGGTGCGCATGGTTCCGGAAAATGTGACCAATGTCGGCCGCTCGCCGCAGACGCCGCAGGGCGCGCAGGCGGAGGAGCGCCTCGTCGTCGTCCGCCACGGCGAAACGCTGGAAGACGTTTTGCGTACGGCGGGGCTCGGCAAGGCGAGGATCGCGTCCGTGATGGCCGCCTTCAAGCTGAAGCCTGGCGAATTGGCCGCGCCGGAAGGGCGCCGCGTCAAGCTGCTCTTTGCGGATCTCGACGGCTCAGGGGAAGGTTTGACGCTTGCGCGTCTTTCCATCTACTCGGACGAGACATTGGAGAGCAGCGTCGCGATCGACGATCGCGGCGCCTATGTGCCTGTGATGGCGCCGGCCCATCCCGCCAAACGGCCGGCCGCCAACAGCGATGACGCCGACGATGAAGACGGCATGCGGCTTTACGATTCATTCTACGAGACGGCTTTGAAGCAGGAGATTCCGCGTCCGATCATCGATGATCTGGTGCGCATCTTCGCCAATGACGTCGATTTCCAGCGTCCTGTCAGCGGCGGCGATTCCTTCGAGGCTTTCTACGATGAGACCGACGAAAGCGAAGGTCACAACCTCCTCTACGCAACGATCACGGCGCGGGGTGAAACCTATCGATACTACCGCTTTCAGACGCCCGACGATAGCGTCGTCGACTTTTATGATCAGGACGGCCGTTCAACGCGCAAGTTTCTGGTGCGAACCCCGATCATCAACGCCAAATTCACGTCTGGATTCGGGTACCGCTTTCATCCGATCCTCGGCTATACGCGCCCGCACACCGGCGTCGATTGGGCGGCCCCGATCGGCACGCCGATCTTCGCCGCCGGCAATGGCGTGATCGTCAAGGCGGGGTGGGATTCCGGCTACGGCCGCCGCATCGAGATCGAGCATGCGAACGGCTATGAGACGACCTATAATCATATGTCGGGCTTCGCCCGAGGCGCCACGGAAGGCGCGAGAGTCCGCCAGGGCCAGGTGATCGGCTACCTTGGCCAGACCGGCCTCGCAACCGGGCCGCATCTTCATTACGAAGTTCTGGTCAACGGCCATTTCGTCGACCCGATGAAGGTCAAGCTATCGCGCACGCGCGAATTCGACGGCCGCATGCTGGCCGATTTCAGGCGTGAGCGTGACCGCATAGACGGTCTGGTCGCCGAAGCGCCCGCGGCCGAGCGCGTCGTCGCGGAGCAGCGCGCCAAATAA
- the rplU gene encoding 50S ribosomal protein L21, with protein sequence MFAVIKTGGKQYSVSADDTITVMSLPGEAGDAVTFDNVLMLGGDGEPTVGAPFVPGASVAAEIVEQKRGPKVISFKKRRRQNSKRKRGHRQDLTLVRITQLVTGGGAARAAASSESPET encoded by the coding sequence ATGTTCGCAGTCATCAAAACCGGCGGCAAGCAATACAGCGTTTCCGCCGACGATACGATAACGGTCATGAGTCTTCCGGGCGAAGCGGGCGACGCCGTGACTTTCGATAATGTCCTGATGCTCGGCGGAGACGGCGAGCCGACGGTCGGCGCGCCCTTTGTTCCAGGAGCCAGCGTCGCGGCCGAGATCGTCGAGCAGAAACGCGGCCCCAAGGTCATCTCTTTCAAGAAACGGCGGCGGCAGAACTCGAAGCGCAAGCGCGGCCATCGCCAGGATCTGACGCTGGTGCGAATCACCCAGCTCGTGACGGGCGGCGGCGCTGCGCGCGCGGCGGCTTCGTCCGAATCGCCAGAGACCTGA